In Aestuariibaculum lutulentum, one DNA window encodes the following:
- a CDS encoding 7-carboxy-7-deazaguanine synthase QueE — protein MKSEIQSLVEKGEMLPLMEEFYTIQGEGYHKGTAAYFIRVGGCDVGCHWCDVKESWNADLHPPTETTKIVENAKKYSDTIVITGGEPLTWDMTALTTQLKAEGMQVHIETSGAYKLTGIWDWICLSPKKMKLPTEEVYAKANELKVIIYNKDDFRFAEEQAAKVNGDCILYMQPEWSKRDKVIPEIVDYVMKHPKWKVSLQTHKYLNIP, from the coding sequence ATGAAAAGCGAAATACAATCATTAGTAGAGAAAGGCGAAATGTTGCCTTTAATGGAGGAGTTTTACACCATACAAGGGGAAGGATATCATAAGGGAACTGCCGCATATTTTATTCGTGTTGGTGGTTGCGATGTGGGTTGCCATTGGTGTGATGTAAAAGAAAGCTGGAATGCCGATTTACACCCGCCTACCGAAACAACGAAGATTGTAGAGAACGCTAAAAAGTATAGTGACACCATTGTTATAACCGGAGGGGAACCTTTAACCTGGGATATGACGGCTTTAACAACTCAGTTAAAAGCTGAAGGGATGCAGGTTCATATCGAAACTTCTGGGGCTTATAAGTTAACCGGAATCTGGGATTGGATTTGTTTATCGCCCAAAAAAATGAAGTTGCCTACCGAAGAAGTATATGCCAAAGCCAACGAACTTAAGGTGATTATATATAATAAGGATGATTTTCGTTTTGCTGAAGAACAAGCAGCTAAAGTAAATGGAGATTGTATTTTGTATATGCAGCCGGAATGGAGCAAACGTGATAAAGTAATTCCGGAAATCGTGGATTATGTGATGAAACACCCAAAGTGGAAAGTTTCTTTACAAACACATAAGTATTTAAATATTCCTTAA
- a CDS encoding Asp-tRNA(Asn)/Glu-tRNA(Gln) amidotransferase subunit GatC, translated as MSKIMTVDILSSIKGAQPSEAVNKLFDVIKNAQATNNTSFNNNRNNCVSLDDLREDEVIESSATEKQIIIENFPKEKKGYLVVSKIIEE; from the coding sequence ATGAGTAAAATTATGACCGTCGACATCCTGTCGAGTATTAAAGGAGCACAACCCAGCGAGGCTGTGAACAAATTATTTGATGTAATTAAAAATGCACAAGCAACAAATAATACCTCTTTTAATAATAATCGTAATAATTGCGTGTCATTAGACGATTTAAGAGAAGACGAAGTGATTGAAAGTTCTGCAACCGAAAAGCAAATTATTATTGAAAACTTCCCGAAAGAGAAAAAAGGCTACTTAGTAGTTTCTAAAATTATAGAAGAATAA
- a CDS encoding DUF2911 domain-containing protein yields the protein MKKSTLLTTLAFAFVMLFSLNASAQKFAKLDKSPLDIAYYRTDRNAPPMAKVIYSRPQLNGRALATLAPNGKVWRTGANEAAEIKFYKDSKLGGKDVKAGTYSLYTIPGDSEWTIILSSDTDVWGAYNYKEANDVLRVKAPVSKGESVEAFSIAFDNDNMFLAWDTTRVAVPISQ from the coding sequence ATGAAAAAATCAACTTTATTAACCACACTTGCTTTTGCCTTTGTTATGCTATTTTCTTTAAATGCAAGTGCTCAAAAATTTGCAAAATTAGACAAAAGCCCATTAGACATTGCTTATTACAGAACCGACAGAAATGCTCCACCAATGGCAAAAGTTATATACAGCAGACCGCAACTTAACGGAAGAGCTTTAGCAACCTTAGCACCAAACGGAAAAGTTTGGAGAACAGGTGCTAACGAAGCAGCAGAAATAAAATTCTATAAAGATTCTAAACTTGGAGGCAAAGATGTTAAAGCTGGCACATACTCGTTATACACGATTCCTGGTGATAGTGAATGGACAATTATTTTAAGTTCAGACACCGATGTTTGGGGAGCCTACAATTACAAAGAAGCCAACGATGTTTTAAGAGTAAAAGCTCCTGTAAGTAAAGGAGAATCTGTAGAAGCGTTTTCTATAGCATTTGATAACGATAATATGTTTTTAGCTTGGGATACCACAAGAGTTGCCGTACCAATCAGTCAGTAA
- the gatB/aspS gene encoding bifunctional amidotransferase subunit GatB/aspartate--tRNA ligase AspS — protein MELEQLDALLKAHELELVIGLETHVRLNTKTKLFCSCPNQEIETPNQNICSVCTGQMGVLPAVNKEAVKKAIYFGKAVKSTFSNDVISWDRKHYEYPDNPKNIQITQFHNPIIPDGQVSCFRNDGSQFTVNLTQVHIEEDAAKLMHEKTVSLVDFNKAGVPLIEIVTEPCIRHIEDASTYAQYIQRIVQNLKISEANLEKGEFKSDVSVSLRKKHSYTLNPRTEIKNLNSFKFMVDALKEEVEKQLNYYIEHKEFRPDQTTVLWDADLKQTKTMRKKEYEADYRFISEPDLPFVCIKDVVESIDVDVSSLPFAVESILIKGGVLPQDAKFFTADSLRSETFVAINDVIQDPSFVAKTLTNNIKPEEYGDIHRIEHLTEIFQLFKSEKITSVLVQNAITEYLKDRHFDYNQYFDENTISEEKIQDAIAKVISENEAIANDIKGGNQGKAGILVGKVIAIIGKGASGKVIREGILNALQADSTSTSSAESTVKTKAEAQSSSKKEQEEVLPEIPIVIKEEYRTHLITDITDYSINQEVTLAGWVSSVRDHGELIFIDLRDSSTEIFQVRLSRESFTNLDELVRLKPESVITVSGTIVQRKEDDYNTALRTGKIELEAKDLDILNLSRTLPFEIKRATKTNENTRFQYKYLDHRNDDVRRTIVNRHKVIKLLRDILDEQDFLEIETPILSAGTDEGAREFIVPSRKQAGAFYTLPQAPQQFKQMLMVSGYEKYFQIARCFRDEDSRGDRQPEFTQLDIEMAYASMQQIIDLNTKMFNEVVTKIYGNKWILHPFEVLTYKEAMDNYGCDRPDLRFGLKLQDITEIVKDTTFQVFSKPIEEGGIVKCIKVTAEEQGKKRLSKGQIEKLTAIAQQHGLGGLAYIIVNEDDLQSPIIKFLGKDIAAGIIKATHAQVGDIVFFSAADYATANKALDAVRQELGSMLKLINPKELRPAWVVDFPMFEKTDEGRWTFTHNPFSMPAVYDIEKHMSGKDEEIGSIIAQQYDLILNGYEIGGGSVRAHKPEILEATYRNMGYNKEEMLKSVGTMYKSFHYGAPPHGGIAWGVDRLMMILEKKTSIREVMAFPKTGTSEDLLFGAPSMLSDKKVEEMNVKIMRK, from the coding sequence ATGGAATTAGAACAACTAGACGCGCTTTTAAAAGCACACGAATTAGAATTGGTTATCGGACTAGAAACTCACGTTCGATTAAACACAAAAACCAAGCTGTTTTGTTCTTGTCCTAACCAAGAAATTGAAACACCAAACCAAAATATATGCTCTGTTTGTACCGGCCAAATGGGGGTTTTACCTGCTGTTAATAAAGAAGCCGTAAAAAAGGCTATTTATTTTGGAAAAGCAGTAAAATCAACCTTTTCTAACGATGTCATTTCGTGGGATAGAAAACACTACGAATATCCGGACAACCCGAAAAACATACAAATTACACAGTTTCACAACCCGATTATTCCGGACGGACAAGTCTCTTGTTTCCGTAATGATGGGTCTCAGTTTACTGTAAACTTAACTCAGGTACATATCGAGGAAGATGCAGCTAAACTGATGCACGAAAAAACGGTTTCTTTGGTAGATTTCAACAAAGCCGGTGTACCACTTATTGAAATTGTTACTGAACCTTGTATTCGCCATATTGAAGATGCTTCAACATACGCGCAATACATTCAGCGTATTGTTCAGAATTTAAAAATCTCTGAAGCTAACTTAGAAAAAGGAGAATTTAAGTCGGATGTGTCGGTGTCACTTCGTAAAAAACATTCTTATACTTTAAATCCGCGTACCGAAATAAAAAACTTAAACTCGTTTAAGTTTATGGTCGATGCCTTAAAAGAAGAAGTTGAAAAACAACTGAACTATTACATCGAGCATAAAGAATTTAGACCAGATCAAACTACCGTGCTTTGGGATGCCGATTTGAAGCAAACCAAAACCATGCGTAAAAAGGAATACGAGGCCGATTACCGTTTTATCTCGGAACCAGACCTGCCTTTTGTTTGTATAAAAGATGTGGTAGAATCGATTGATGTTGATGTAAGTTCATTACCTTTTGCGGTAGAATCTATCTTAATTAAAGGTGGTGTTTTACCGCAGGATGCGAAGTTTTTCACTGCTGATTCTTTACGTTCTGAAACTTTTGTAGCAATTAACGATGTTATTCAAGATCCGTCGTTTGTTGCAAAAACATTAACTAACAACATCAAACCTGAAGAATACGGAGACATTCACCGTATTGAACATTTAACTGAAATTTTTCAGTTATTTAAGTCTGAAAAAATTACCTCTGTATTGGTTCAAAACGCGATTACCGAATATTTAAAAGACAGGCATTTTGATTACAACCAATATTTTGATGAGAATACCATTTCTGAAGAAAAAATCCAGGATGCCATTGCTAAAGTCATTTCAGAAAACGAAGCCATAGCTAACGACATTAAAGGCGGAAACCAAGGCAAAGCTGGAATTTTAGTTGGAAAAGTAATCGCCATTATCGGTAAAGGCGCTTCTGGAAAAGTGATTCGTGAAGGGATTTTAAATGCTCTGCAAGCGGATAGCACTTCAACGTCATCAGCTGAGTCAACTGTAAAAACAAAAGCTGAAGCGCAGAGTTCTTCTAAAAAAGAGCAAGAAGAAGTTTTACCTGAAATTCCAATCGTCATAAAAGAAGAATATCGAACACATTTAATTACCGATATTACTGATTATAGCATTAATCAGGAAGTCACTCTTGCAGGTTGGGTTTCGAGTGTTCGTGATCACGGCGAATTAATTTTCATTGATTTGCGAGATTCAAGTACCGAAATTTTTCAGGTGCGTTTAAGCCGAGAGTCTTTCACTAACCTTGATGAACTGGTACGTTTAAAGCCTGAGTCGGTAATAACAGTTTCGGGAACTATTGTGCAACGTAAAGAAGACGATTATAATACCGCTTTACGCACAGGAAAAATTGAACTGGAAGCTAAAGATCTTGATATTTTAAATCTTTCAAGAACACTGCCGTTTGAAATAAAACGTGCCACAAAAACCAACGAAAACACCCGTTTTCAATATAAATATTTAGATCACAGAAATGACGATGTGCGTCGTACCATTGTTAACCGTCATAAAGTGATTAAACTGCTTCGCGACATTTTAGATGAACAGGATTTCCTTGAAATAGAAACACCTATTTTAAGTGCCGGAACCGACGAAGGGGCCCGTGAATTTATTGTGCCTTCAAGAAAACAAGCTGGGGCTTTTTATACATTGCCACAGGCACCACAGCAGTTTAAACAAATGTTAATGGTGAGTGGTTATGAAAAATATTTCCAGATTGCACGTTGTTTTAGAGATGAAGATTCTCGTGGCGACCGTCAGCCAGAGTTTACGCAGTTGGATATTGAAATGGCTTATGCGAGTATGCAGCAAATCATAGATTTAAACACTAAAATGTTTAATGAAGTTGTGACTAAAATTTACGGTAACAAATGGATTTTACACCCGTTTGAAGTTCTAACCTACAAAGAAGCGATGGATAATTACGGATGCGACCGTCCAGACTTACGTTTTGGATTAAAACTTCAGGATATAACTGAGATTGTTAAAGACACGACATTCCAGGTTTTCAGTAAACCAATTGAAGAAGGCGGTATTGTAAAATGTATTAAAGTAACAGCCGAAGAGCAAGGTAAAAAGCGTTTATCTAAAGGGCAGATTGAAAAATTAACAGCCATAGCACAGCAACACGGTTTAGGTGGTTTGGCCTATATTATTGTGAACGAAGACGATTTACAATCGCCAATTATTAAATTCTTAGGTAAAGACATCGCTGCCGGAATTATTAAAGCTACGCATGCTCAGGTAGGTGATATTGTTTTCTTCTCGGCTGCCGATTATGCTACTGCAAATAAAGCTTTAGATGCCGTACGCCAAGAATTAGGAAGCATGTTGAAATTAATTAACCCTAAAGAATTAAGACCAGCCTGGGTAGTCGATTTCCCAATGTTCGAAAAAACAGATGAAGGTCGCTGGACATTTACACACAACCCATTCTCAATGCCTGCTGTTTACGATATTGAAAAACACATGAGCGGTAAAGACGAAGAAATCGGTTCCATTATTGCTCAGCAATACGATTTAATTCTGAATGGTTACGAAATTGGTGGCGGTTCGGTGCGTGCCCACAAACCAGAGATTTTAGAAGCCACTTACAGAAACATGGGCTACAATAAAGAAGAAATGCTAAAAAGCGTGGGCACCATGTACAAATCGTTCCACTACGGAGCACCGCCACACGGTGGTATTGCCTGGGGTGTCGATCGATTAATGATGATTTTAGAAAAGAAAACATCCATTCGTGAAGTGATGGCTTTCCCTAAAACCGGAACCAGTGAAGATTTACTGTTTGGGGCGCCATCCATGCTTTCAGATAAAAAAGTAGAAGAAATGAATGTAAAAATCATGAGAAAATAA
- a CDS encoding amidase family protein, with amino-acid sequence MDSQIHKIHQQLANKEMSCVALVTEKLNALKANTHNTVNSTLEDLALDLAAKVDAKIANGETIGLLEGIPFGIKDVYMLQGTTTTASSDLLKNYKSAYTATAIQKLLDAGAIPLVKENCDSFGHGSSSENTIFGSVKNAINPDLVGGGSSGGSAVNVAKDYTVFSIGGDTGGSVRQPAGYNHVYGLKPSYGRISRYGLMAYASSTDCVGPIAKSVEDIRIVLNVMSGKDVKDQTTYTSVEITADSITDASEIKSVGYFKNFIESDAIDPKIKADFLNTIEKIKAKGIEVKELDFFQSDILVSTYYTLAMAETASNLSRLDGSNYGNRIDDKNLKESYAVTRSENFSEETKRRIVGGNQVLSQGFSDEIYLKSLALRDAISENFEDDFKDVDIILSPVTPSTPPEIGNSLKDPHAMYLSDAYTVGFSLGQLPTLTVPQGTETGLQITAAKTNDELVLKFANFLKDTI; translated from the coding sequence ATGGACTCTCAAATACATAAAATTCACCAGCAACTGGCAAATAAAGAGATGTCTTGTGTTGCTCTGGTTACAGAAAAATTGAACGCCTTAAAAGCTAACACCCATAACACCGTAAACTCTACTTTAGAGGACTTAGCCCTTGATTTAGCCGCTAAAGTCGATGCCAAAATTGCAAATGGTGAAACTATTGGATTGTTGGAAGGGATTCCTTTTGGCATTAAAGATGTTTACATGCTGCAAGGCACAACTACCACGGCGAGTTCCGATTTACTTAAAAACTACAAATCGGCTTACACCGCAACAGCTATTCAAAAGTTGCTTGATGCTGGCGCTATTCCTTTGGTAAAAGAAAACTGCGATAGTTTTGGTCATGGTTCGTCAAGTGAAAACACCATTTTCGGATCGGTTAAAAACGCTATAAACCCAGACCTTGTTGGTGGTGGCTCCAGTGGTGGATCGGCGGTAAATGTGGCGAAAGATTATACTGTATTTTCTATTGGCGGCGATACCGGAGGTTCGGTACGTCAACCAGCAGGTTACAACCATGTTTACGGACTAAAACCCTCTTATGGACGTATTTCACGCTACGGACTTATGGCCTATGCTTCGTCAACAGATTGTGTTGGACCTATCGCCAAATCAGTTGAAGATATACGTATCGTCTTAAACGTGATGAGTGGTAAAGATGTAAAGGATCAAACTACTTACACTTCCGTGGAAATTACCGCCGATAGCATTACAGATGCTTCTGAAATTAAATCAGTAGGTTATTTTAAAAACTTTATTGAAAGCGATGCGATTGATCCGAAAATTAAAGCTGACTTTTTAAACACCATTGAAAAAATTAAAGCCAAAGGTATCGAAGTGAAGGAACTGGATTTCTTTCAGTCTGATATTTTGGTATCTACCTATTACACACTTGCCATGGCAGAAACAGCCTCTAACCTATCGCGTTTAGATGGCAGTAACTACGGTAACCGTATTGATGATAAAAACTTAAAAGAATCTTATGCCGTAACGCGTTCTGAAAATTTTTCAGAAGAAACTAAACGAAGAATTGTTGGTGGAAACCAGGTACTATCACAAGGTTTTTCAGATGAAATCTATTTAAAAAGTTTAGCGCTTCGCGATGCGATTTCTGAAAACTTTGAAGATGATTTTAAAGATGTCGATATCATCTTATCACCGGTAACACCAAGCACACCTCCAGAAATTGGTAACAGTTTAAAAGATCCGCACGCCATGTATTTAAGCGATGCGTACACAGTTGGATTTAGTCTTGGCCAATTACCAACTTTAACCGTTCCGCAAGGTACTGAAACAGGCTTACAAATCACAGCCGCAAAAACGAATGACGAACTTGTTTTGAAGTTTGCTAACTTCTTAAAAGATACGATATAA
- a CDS encoding helicase HerA-like domain-containing protein, whose product MSRTDDFLKHITEGNITKGDFIPIGAAMLDGQTITGAHVKIPLKTLNRHGLIAGATGTGKTKSLQVLAENLSERGIPVLLMDIKGDLSGLAKPSPGHVKIDERMAQIGLPFEAKGFPVEMLTLSEQNGVRLRATVSEFGPVLLSRILDLNDTQAGIVAVIFQYCDNNKLPLLDLKDFKKILQYATDEGKDEFIEAYGRISTASTGAILRKIVELEQQGADLFFGETSFDVQDLLRIDENGQGYINIIRLTDIQDRPKLFSTFMLSLLAEIYSTFPEQGDSGRPELVIFIDEAHLIFDEASKALLNQIESIVKLIRSKGVGLYFVTQNPTDVPEEVLSQLGLKIQHALRAFTAKDRKAIKLTAQNYPDSEYYNTEDVLTSLGTGEALVSALDEKGRPTPLAATMMRAPMSRMDILTDDELKELLSTSKMVKKYNETIDRESAYELLNEKIAKAEADEAKEKAKKEQEALKKAKTSSSTRRRSTAMNPVVKVLTSATFIRSVFSILTKIMKK is encoded by the coding sequence ATGAGCAGAACAGACGATTTTTTAAAACACATTACTGAAGGCAATATAACTAAGGGAGACTTCATTCCTATTGGTGCTGCCATGTTAGATGGACAAACCATTACTGGCGCCCACGTAAAAATTCCTTTAAAAACCTTAAATCGTCATGGTTTAATTGCCGGAGCTACCGGAACTGGAAAAACAAAATCGTTGCAGGTTTTAGCTGAAAATTTAAGTGAGCGTGGCATTCCTGTTTTGCTTATGGATATTAAAGGCGACTTAAGCGGACTGGCAAAACCGAGTCCGGGGCATGTGAAAATAGATGAGCGTATGGCTCAAATTGGTTTGCCTTTTGAAGCCAAAGGTTTTCCAGTTGAAATGTTAACCTTATCGGAACAAAACGGTGTTAGACTTCGGGCCACCGTTAGCGAATTTGGACCTGTATTATTATCTCGAATTTTAGACTTAAATGATACGCAAGCCGGAATTGTAGCAGTAATATTTCAATATTGCGACAATAATAAACTGCCTTTATTAGATTTAAAAGATTTTAAAAAGATTTTACAATACGCTACAGATGAAGGTAAAGATGAATTTATTGAAGCTTACGGACGAATTTCAACGGCGTCAACAGGAGCCATCTTACGTAAAATTGTAGAACTGGAACAACAAGGTGCCGATTTGTTTTTTGGAGAAACCTCATTCGATGTTCAGGATTTATTACGTATTGATGAAAACGGACAAGGCTATATAAACATCATCCGATTAACCGATATTCAAGACAGGCCAAAACTGTTTTCAACCTTTATGCTTAGTTTACTGGCGGAAATTTATTCTACTTTTCCTGAACAAGGCGATTCCGGTAGACCTGAATTGGTCATATTTATTGACGAGGCACATTTAATTTTTGATGAAGCTTCAAAAGCGTTACTCAATCAAATTGAAAGTATCGTAAAATTGATTCGTAGTAAAGGTGTCGGACTGTATTTTGTAACACAAAACCCAACCGACGTTCCTGAAGAAGTTTTAAGTCAGTTAGGTTTAAAAATTCAGCATGCCTTACGCGCCTTCACCGCAAAAGACAGAAAAGCGATTAAACTAACCGCTCAGAATTATCCGGATTCTGAATATTACAACACCGAAGACGTTTTAACATCGCTTGGTACAGGAGAAGCTTTAGTATCGGCTTTAGATGAAAAAGGACGTCCTACGCCTCTTGCCGCAACCATGATGCGAGCACCTATGAGTCGTATGGATATTTTAACAGATGATGAATTGAAAGAACTACTTTCAACCTCAAAAATGGTTAAAAAGTATAATGAAACCATAGACCGCGAAAGTGCTTACGAATTATTAAATGAAAAAATTGCAAAGGCAGAAGCTGACGAAGCCAAAGAAAAAGCTAAAAAAGAACAGGAAGCTTTAAAAAAAGCCAAAACTTCATCATCAACAAGACGCCGAAGCACAGCAATGAACCCTGTTGTTAAGGTATTAACCAGTGCCACATTTATTAGAAGTGTTTTTAGTATTTTAACTAAAATCATGAAAAAATAA
- a CDS encoding porin, giving the protein MKIKNKTLVYCFLLSLFFPATILSQETEQFKPTFNWNITSQFWLRYSDLNDGSEIHGEPTSDFFDISIRRLRIPISAQITPKIYAYGMFGGNNYNFKGDDFPIGILDLYVEYSFAKYFEVGFGKSGWQGLNRWNIRSSKTLMGLDSPLFTLNSVEINDDIGRLFGLWVKGQAGNFDYRMTFNRPFYVKNIPNGAVNFANNKPRVKTSAYVKYQFFDHESNKSAYQTGTYLQKKKVFNVGAGFQYQPEAMSDGDANLEETNIYDITHFAADSFLNLPLSNGNAITAYLGYFDYDFGKDYIRNVGANNPTTGGGTDFNGSGVAFPMIGTGTTWYGQFGYAFKEVQILNLPTVIQPNIAVQHSNWDALNDNMTVYDFTVNFLINGSHDNKISLGYQHRPIFDATTLEQKDYKGMAVLQYQISFH; this is encoded by the coding sequence ATGAAAATTAAAAACAAAACCTTAGTCTATTGCTTTTTACTCTCTCTATTTTTTCCTGCAACGATACTAAGTCAAGAGACAGAACAATTCAAACCTACCTTTAACTGGAACATTACCTCTCAATTCTGGCTTAGATATTCCGATTTAAATGACGGCTCGGAAATTCACGGAGAACCTACTTCTGATTTTTTTGATATTTCTATTCGCAGATTACGCATTCCTATATCTGCTCAAATAACACCAAAAATATATGCTTATGGTATGTTTGGCGGTAACAATTATAATTTTAAAGGCGATGACTTCCCTATCGGCATCTTAGATTTATATGTAGAATATTCTTTTGCAAAATATTTTGAGGTTGGCTTTGGAAAATCGGGTTGGCAAGGTTTAAACAGATGGAATATTCGTTCCAGCAAAACTTTAATGGGATTAGACTCTCCTCTGTTTACGTTGAACTCTGTTGAAATTAATGACGATATTGGACGTTTATTCGGACTTTGGGTTAAAGGTCAGGCTGGAAATTTTGATTACAGAATGACGTTTAACAGACCTTTTTATGTAAAAAACATTCCAAATGGAGCTGTTAACTTTGCTAACAACAAACCCCGAGTAAAAACTTCGGCTTATGTAAAATACCAGTTCTTTGATCATGAATCGAACAAATCGGCTTACCAAACGGGCACCTACCTTCAAAAGAAAAAGGTATTTAATGTTGGTGCAGGTTTTCAATACCAGCCTGAAGCGATGAGCGACGGCGATGCCAACCTTGAGGAAACCAACATTTACGACATTACTCATTTTGCAGCCGATTCTTTTTTAAATCTTCCGCTTTCAAATGGCAATGCTATTACAGCATACCTAGGGTATTTCGATTACGATTTTGGTAAAGACTACATCCGAAATGTTGGCGCTAACAACCCAACCACTGGCGGCGGCACTGACTTTAACGGCTCTGGGGTTGCATTCCCAATGATTGGAACGGGAACTACCTGGTACGGACAATTTGGTTATGCTTTTAAAGAGGTACAAATTTTAAATCTCCCAACAGTTATTCAACCAAATATTGCTGTGCAACATTCTAACTGGGATGCTTTAAATGATAACATGACCGTATATGATTTTACCGTAAACTTTCTTATCAATGGCTCTCATGACAACAAAATAAGTTTAGGATATCAGCACCGTCCTATTTTTGATGCCACAACGTTAGAACAAAAAGACTATAAAGGTATGGCAGTTCTGCAATATCAAATTTCGTTTCATTAA
- a CDS encoding DUF202 domain-containing protein gives MKKKRHKFLSTKREFTPDGRIILRDQLSIERTRLANERTLLSYIRSSLYLLIGSFAFFQLKDEYSNFDYLAYISLVFSIVFFVIGIHRFYVLRRSLNRLYDMAENIEA, from the coding sequence TTGAAAAAAAAACGACATAAGTTTTTAAGTACTAAGCGAGAGTTTACACCAGACGGCCGAATTATTTTACGCGATCAGTTGTCTATTGAGCGTACACGTTTGGCTAATGAACGAACGTTGTTGTCCTATATTAGATCGTCTTTGTATTTATTGATCGGGAGTTTTGCTTTTTTTCAGTTGAAAGATGAGTATTCTAATTTTGATTACCTGGCTTATATTTCATTGGTCTTTTCGATAGTCTTTTTTGTAATTGGGATTCATCGATTTTATGTGCTACGCCGAAGTTTAAACCGATTATACGATATGGCTGAAAACATTGAAGCATAA